In Arcobacter ellisii, a genomic segment contains:
- a CDS encoding DUF1566 domain-containing protein translates to MKYLFIILMIFSFLDAKIYRDGQKEVVIDDVAKLMWLDNISVIKTSKNHENASTYCKEITHLGFNDWRLPKVEEYELIVDKNNKKTYINKAFKYNVPDGYWAQKAHWRTLWYYADYMHFISGTPYYDNRIKKKYVRCVRDY, encoded by the coding sequence ATGAAATATCTATTTATAATTTTGATGATTTTTTCATTTCTTGATGCAAAAATTTATCGAGATGGTCAAAAAGAAGTGGTTATTGATGATGTTGCAAAACTAATGTGGCTTGATAATATTTCAGTTATAAAAACTTCAAAAAATCATGAAAATGCTTCAACATATTGTAAAGAGATAACTCATTTAGGATTTAATGATTGGCGTTTACCAAAAGTTGAAGAGTATGAGTTAATAGTTGATAAAAATAATAAAAAAACATATATAAATAAAGCATTTAAGTATAACGTTCCAGATGGTTATTGGGCCCAAAAAGCTCATTGGAGAACACTTTGGTATTATGCTGATTATATGCATTTTATAAGTGGCACACCATATTATGACAATCGTATTAAAAAGAAATATGTTAGATGTGTAAGAGATTATTAA
- a CDS encoding RBBP9/YdeN family alpha/beta hydrolase — translation MSKRVLILHGLGGSDFPHWQSQLASDLIKENYIVSFPAFPSRDNPKLQEWKEFLKKEVEHFRPNIVVCHSLANILWFHTCDELDIKLDKLMLVAPVRNQVLEEAKTFFPYPIAKDLKAREIIMAASTNDPYMSLEEAIELQSKLNIGMKIMENAGHINAASGFGKLDCALDWIKRVDECEINKEQE, via the coding sequence TTGAGTAAAAGAGTATTAATACTTCATGGACTTGGAGGAAGTGATTTTCCACATTGGCAATCACAACTTGCAAGTGACTTAATAAAAGAGAATTATATAGTTTCATTTCCAGCCTTTCCAAGTCGAGATAATCCAAAATTGCAAGAGTGGAAAGAGTTTTTAAAAAAAGAGGTAGAACATTTCAGACCAAATATTGTAGTTTGTCACTCTTTAGCAAATATTTTATGGTTTCATACTTGTGATGAACTTGATATAAAACTTGATAAATTAATGCTTGTTGCACCTGTTAGAAATCAAGTTTTAGAAGAGGCAAAAACATTTTTTCCTTATCCAATAGCAAAAGATTTAAAAGCACGAGAAATTATAATGGCAGCTTCAACAAATGACCCGTATATGAGTTTAGAAGAAGCGATTGAACTTCAATCTAAACTAAATATTGGTATGAAAATCATGGAAAATGCTGGACATATAAATGCAGCTTCAGGATTTGGAAAACTTGATTGTGCCTTAGATTGGATAAAAAGAGTTGATGAATGTGAAATTAATAAAGAGCAAGAATGA
- a CDS encoding response regulator: protein MKYINILIINPDKSYINKIKKFLNNKNIKIFQAQNMREALLLVIKNSIEIIIYDFYMPHFKNCEIIKILQKNSMNKNISFTFISNSSEMIDLHTKISEKITL from the coding sequence ATGAAGTATATTAATATTTTAATAATAAATCCAGATAAATCATATATTAATAAAATAAAAAAGTTTTTAAATAATAAGAATATTAAAATATTTCAAGCTCAAAATATGAGAGAAGCTTTATTATTAGTTATAAAAAACAGTATAGAGATTATTATTTATGATTTTTACATGCCACATTTTAAAAATTGTGAAATTATTAAAATTTTACAAAAAAATAGTATGAATAAAAACATATCGTTTACCTTTATTTCAAATTCTTCTGAAATGATAGATTTACATACAAAAATATCTGAAAAAATTACTCTTTAA
- the tsaD gene encoding tRNA (adenosine(37)-N6)-threonylcarbamoyltransferase complex transferase subunit TsaD has translation MILSIESSCDDSSIAITEIKTNKLIYHKKISQELQHSLYGGVVPELAARLHVEALPKILEECKEYFPFLKAIAVTNAPGLSVTLMEGVTMAKALSISLNLPLIAVNHLKGHIYSLFIEKEEVLPMTILLVSGGHTQIIEANSLTDMKVIATTIDDSFGESFDKVSKMLHLGYPGGPVVQEYSLKGDVNRFELPIPLSQSPKIEFSYSGLKNAVRLHIEKLENSQEGITEQDKYDICASFQKTAVDHIIQKLKKQFKQKVPKNFAIVGGASANIYLRAQIDELCKKHNMGLYLSELKYCSDNAAMIGRVAVEQYKLKDFISIEEIDIQTRIKEF, from the coding sequence ATGATTTTAAGTATTGAAAGTTCTTGTGATGATAGCTCAATTGCTATCACAGAAATAAAAACAAATAAACTAATTTATCATAAAAAAATATCTCAGGAACTTCAACATAGTCTTTATGGTGGAGTTGTTCCAGAACTTGCTGCTAGGCTTCATGTTGAAGCTTTGCCTAAAATACTTGAAGAGTGCAAAGAGTATTTTCCATTTTTAAAAGCAATTGCAGTAACAAATGCACCAGGACTTAGTGTAACACTAATGGAAGGTGTAACTATGGCAAAAGCTTTAAGCATAAGTTTAAATCTTCCATTAATTGCAGTTAATCATCTAAAAGGTCATATCTATTCTCTTTTTATTGAAAAAGAGGAAGTTTTACCTATGACTATTTTATTGGTTTCAGGTGGACATACACAAATTATTGAAGCAAATAGTTTAACTGATATGAAAGTAATAGCAACAACTATTGATGATAGTTTTGGTGAGAGTTTTGATAAAGTTTCAAAAATGTTGCACTTAGGTTATCCTGGTGGTCCAGTTGTTCAAGAGTACTCTTTAAAAGGTGATGTTAATAGATTTGAGTTACCAATTCCACTTAGTCAAAGTCCAAAAATCGAGTTTAGTTATAGTGGACTTAAAAATGCTGTTAGACTTCATATTGAAAAACTTGAAAATAGCCAAGAAGGAATTACTGAACAAGATAAATATGATATTTGTGCAAGTTTTCAAAAAACAGCAGTTGACCATATTATACAAAAACTAAAAAAACAGTTTAAACAAAAAGTTCCAAAGAATTTTGCAATTGTTGGAGGGGCGAGTGCAAATATCTATTTAAGAGCCCAAATAGATGAACTTTGTAAAAAACACAATATGGGTTTATATCTTAGTGAATTAAAATATTGTAGTGATAATGCGGCAATGATTGGACGAGTTGCAGTTGAACAATATAAATTAAAAGATTTTATAAGTATAGAAGAGATTGATATACAAACAAGAATAAAGGAGTTTTGA
- a CDS encoding translation initiation factor SUI1 has translation MSLADMLSKGLGSKLEGDKFETQKEDKKNPKKSSNEIIPKNQHQLVFTFEKRNGKPVTLVGRFYIEESEKKEVLKLLKKKLACGGAINNEWLEIQGDFKDKIKEILTKENWKFKN, from the coding sequence ATGAGTTTAGCAGATATGTTATCAAAAGGTTTAGGTTCAAAACTTGAAGGTGATAAATTTGAAACACAAAAAGAGGATAAAAAAAATCCAAAAAAATCTTCAAATGAAATTATTCCTAAAAATCAACATCAATTAGTTTTTACCTTTGAAAAAAGAAATGGAAAACCTGTAACTTTAGTTGGAAGATTTTATATTGAAGAGAGTGAAAAAAAAGAGGTTTTAAAACTTCTAAAGAAAAAACTAGCTTGTGGTGGAGCGATAAATAATGAATGGCTTGAAATTCAGGGTGATTTTAAAGATAAAATCAAAGAGATATTAACAAAAGAGAATTGGAAATTTAAAAACTAA
- a CDS encoding thiazole synthase, with protein MSDILKIGKYEFNSRLIVGSGKYKDFQTTKDATLASGSELITVAIRRVNITNPNEENLLDYFKDTNVKLLPNSAGCFTAEEAITTFRLMREATGIDIIKLEVIGDAQKTLYPDVIETIKACEILKKDGFTIMAYTSDDPIIAKRLEDAGADAIMPLAAPIGSGLGIQNKYNIAFIREAVKVPVIVDAGVGCASDATIAMELGAEAVLTNTAIACAQNPIQMAEAMKYAVIAGRLGYKAGRIPKKPYATASSPVDGLIQF; from the coding sequence ATGAGTGATATTTTAAAAATAGGTAAATATGAATTTAATAGTAGATTAATCGTTGGAAGTGGTAAATATAAAGATTTTCAAACAACTAAAGATGCAACATTAGCTTCAGGTTCTGAGTTAATAACAGTTGCTATTAGAAGAGTAAATATAACTAATCCAAATGAAGAGAATTTACTAGATTATTTTAAAGATACAAATGTAAAATTATTACCAAATAGTGCGGGGTGTTTTACAGCTGAAGAAGCAATAACAACTTTTAGATTAATGAGAGAAGCAACAGGAATAGATATTATTAAACTTGAAGTTATTGGTGATGCACAAAAAACTCTGTATCCAGATGTAATTGAAACAATCAAAGCTTGTGAAATTTTAAAAAAAGATGGTTTTACAATCATGGCTTATACAAGTGATGATCCGATTATTGCAAAAAGATTAGAAGATGCAGGAGCTGATGCTATTATGCCATTAGCTGCACCAATTGGTTCAGGACTTGGAATTCAAAATAAATATAATATTGCATTTATTAGAGAAGCTGTAAAAGTTCCAGTAATTGTAGATGCAGGTGTTGGATGTGCTAGTGATGCAACAATTGCTATGGAATTAGGTGCTGAAGCTGTTTTAACTAACACTGCAATTGCATGTGCACAAAATCCAATTCAAATGGCAGAAGCAATGAAATATGCAGTTATTGCTGGAAGACTTGGGTATAAAGCGGGAAGAATCCCTAAAAAGCCTTATGCGACAGCAAGTTCACCGGTTGATGGATTGATTCAATTTTAA
- a CDS encoding PAS domain-containing protein, translating to MSIEIKIPENTIIVSETDAKGNIIFANKDFCKIAGYNLEELIGKPHNIVRDADMPKIAFEDLWKTIQAGKIWKGIVKNRTKSGGYYWVNATAYPSKNPKGELRYISVRIKPTEQEVAEATKLYATLK from the coding sequence GTGAGTATTGAAATAAAAATACCAGAAAATACAATAATTGTAAGTGAAACAGATGCAAAAGGTAACATTATTTTTGCAAATAAAGATTTTTGCAAAATTGCTGGTTATAATTTAGAAGAATTAATTGGAAAACCGCATAATATAGTAAGAGATGCAGATATGCCAAAAATTGCTTTTGAAGATTTATGGAAAACTATACAAGCGGGAAAAATTTGGAAAGGTATAGTTAAAAATAGAACTAAATCTGGAGGATATTATTGGGTAAATGCAACTGCATATCCTTCTAAAAATCCAAAAGGTGAACTTAGATATATCTCAGTTAGAATTAAACCTACAGAACAAGAAGTTGCAGAAGCTACAAAACTTTATGCAACACTAAAGTAG
- a CDS encoding hybrid sensor histidine kinase/response regulator, with translation MLLDGNIVSTLSVLYVEDSKTTREAMSILLNNKFKKVFVAKDGEEGLSLCKKNKSEIDIIITDVNMPKLSGIEMVKYLRNDNINIPVIFTSAYTDSDLLLGAMELGINDYLVKPFSIPNLFIRIEHIFEEIHYQHLASRQEKELNQYLELLNKVAIVSKTDPKGKILYINDIFSEISGYSKGELIGKSHNIVRHPDMPKEIFKELWNTISQGNIWKGKVKNKTKDGEPYYVNATILPIFDENESIIGFIGIRFLITEDEDNKREFRKKVVDHIKLSKENEIKLLGEITKLKEENKNYSNLILDLENEKKRTTKQYSQIVHYEEEIKTLKDNLEKNRSKFTKQLSDFAIEIRKLQTNNKVLEEKNKENIDDIRSRNSEIKKLQVHIEELNKIIVNLRDVIEFGSKK, from the coding sequence ATGCTACTTGATGGAAATATTGTATCTACATTGTCAGTTCTGTATGTTGAAGATTCTAAAACAACTAGAGAAGCTATGTCTATTTTACTAAATAATAAATTTAAAAAAGTTTTTGTTGCAAAGGATGGTGAAGAAGGTTTATCTTTGTGCAAAAAAAATAAAAGTGAAATTGATATTATTATAACAGATGTAAATATGCCAAAACTTTCTGGAATAGAAATGGTTAAGTATTTAAGAAATGATAATATAAATATTCCAGTTATTTTTACTAGTGCTTATACTGATTCAGATTTATTACTTGGTGCTATGGAATTAGGAATTAATGATTATTTAGTAAAACCTTTTAGTATTCCAAATTTATTCATAAGAATTGAACACATCTTTGAAGAAATACATTATCAACATCTAGCATCAAGACAAGAAAAAGAGTTAAATCAATATTTAGAATTATTAAACAAAGTAGCTATTGTTTCAAAAACAGATCCTAAAGGAAAAATTTTATACATAAATGATATTTTCAGTGAAATTTCTGGTTACAGCAAAGGAGAATTAATTGGAAAATCTCATAATATAGTGAGACATCCTGATATGCCAAAAGAGATTTTTAAAGAACTATGGAACACAATAAGTCAAGGAAATATTTGGAAAGGGAAAGTAAAAAATAAAACTAAAGATGGCGAACCCTATTATGTAAATGCAACCATTCTTCCTATTTTTGATGAAAATGAGTCAATTATTGGTTTTATAGGTATAAGATTTTTAATTACTGAAGATGAAGACAACAAAAGAGAGTTTAGAAAAAAAGTTGTTGACCACATAAAATTATCAAAAGAGAATGAAATAAAGCTTTTAGGTGAAATAACAAAATTAAAAGAAGAAAATAAGAATTATTCTAATTTAATTTTAGATTTAGAAAATGAGAAAAAAAGAACTACAAAACAATATTCTCAAATAGTTCATTATGAAGAAGAGATTAAAACCTTAAAAGATAATTTAGAAAAAAATAGAAGTAAATTTACTAAACAATTAAGTGATTTTGCCATTGAAATTAGAAAACTTCAAACAAATAATAAAGTTTTGGAAGAAAAAAATAAAGAAAATATAGATGATATTAGATCAAGGAATAGTGAAATAAAGAAATTACAAGTACATATTGAAGAACTAAATAAAATAATTGTAAATTTAAGAGATGTTATAGAATTTGGGAGTAAAAAATAG
- a CDS encoding NAD(P)H-hydrate dehydratase, with the protein MQKIFDEVNSLDKRCYEEFFLNEDILMEHAASSICSYIEDIFEENKSVLIVCGSGNNGADGLALARLLYKKFDVSLYLASAPKSPMAKLQYKRVKTLNIKEVDEPFEADILVDCLFGTGLNKPLDEKYLTLIDTLNSYNSFNIACDIPSGINHFGQISSSTFEADVTITMGALKTSLFSDFSKDYVGEIIVSNLGVQREIYETQTNKFLLDESDMKLPFRNKKNSHKGSYGHLNVVAGCKKGAGIIAAKAAFGFGAGLVSVVCHENLDLPYHIMQTHFISENCTAIAIGMGLGKYETDEIRKILNKKVAKIVDADLFYDDLICEVLDQEIVLTPHPKEFVSLLKLCEIADISVQELQNNRFLYVEKFCKKYPNVVLLLKGANVIIAQNEKIYVNSFGSAVLSKGGSGDVLSGLIGSLLAQGYKPLEAAISASLAHAMGARNYKKNNYSLIPSDLVEEIRKL; encoded by the coding sequence ATGCAAAAAATATTTGATGAAGTAAATTCTTTAGATAAAAGATGTTATGAAGAGTTTTTCTTAAATGAAGATATTTTGATGGAGCATGCAGCTTCTAGTATTTGTTCATATATCGAAGATATTTTTGAAGAAAATAAATCTGTACTTATTGTTTGTGGAAGTGGAAATAATGGCGCTGATGGTTTAGCACTTGCAAGACTTTTATATAAAAAATTTGATGTTAGTTTATATCTTGCAAGTGCACCAAAATCTCCTATGGCAAAACTTCAATACAAAAGAGTTAAAACTTTAAATATTAAAGAAGTAGATGAACCATTTGAAGCAGATATTTTAGTAGATTGTTTGTTTGGAACAGGATTAAATAAACCTTTAGATGAAAAGTATTTAACTCTTATTGATACTTTAAACTCTTATAACTCTTTTAACATAGCTTGCGATATTCCAAGTGGAATTAATCATTTTGGACAAATAAGTAGTTCTACTTTTGAAGCAGATGTTACTATTACTATGGGAGCTTTAAAAACTTCACTTTTTAGTGATTTTTCAAAAGATTATGTTGGTGAAATAATCGTATCAAATCTTGGTGTTCAAAGAGAGATTTATGAGACACAAACTAATAAATTTTTATTAGATGAAAGTGACATGAAACTTCCTTTTAGAAACAAAAAAAATTCTCATAAAGGTTCATACGGGCACTTAAATGTAGTTGCAGGTTGTAAAAAAGGTGCGGGAATAATTGCAGCAAAAGCAGCTTTTGGATTTGGTGCCGGACTTGTTAGTGTTGTTTGTCATGAAAACCTTGATTTACCTTATCATATTATGCAAACTCATTTTATAAGTGAAAATTGTACAGCAATTGCTATTGGTATGGGTTTAGGAAAATATGAAACAGATGAAATAAGAAAAATTTTAAATAAAAAAGTAGCAAAAATAGTTGATGCTGATTTGTTTTATGATGATTTAATTTGTGAAGTTTTAGACCAAGAAATAGTTTTAACACCCCATCCAAAAGAGTTTGTTTCATTATTGAAACTTTGTGAAATAGCTGATATATCTGTACAAGAGTTACAAAATAATAGATTTTTATATGTTGAAAAGTTTTGTAAAAAATATCCAAATGTGGTTTTACTATTAAAAGGGGCAAATGTAATTATTGCTCAAAATGAAAAAATATATGTAAATAGTTTTGGAAGTGCAGTTTTGAGTAAAGGTGGAAGTGGAGACGTTTTAAGTGGTCTTATTGGTTCTCTTTTAGCTCAAGGGTATAAACCACTTGAAGCAGCAATAAGTGCAAGTTTAGCACATGCTATGGGTGCTAGAAATTACAAAAAAAATAATTACTCTTTAATACCTTCTGATTTAGTTGAAGAGATTAGAAAATTATGA
- the cutA gene encoding divalent-cation tolerance protein CutA, with protein MKAIIVQTTCSSKEEAKNIAKVLIEEKLAACVQLSEIESFYNWKEEFCCDNETLLNIKTRKDNFEKIKSKILELHSYDLPEIIQLDIANASEEYLKFIGDNTI; from the coding sequence ATGAAAGCAATAATCGTTCAAACAACTTGTTCGTCTAAAGAAGAGGCTAAAAATATAGCAAAGGTTTTAATAGAAGAAAAACTTGCAGCTTGTGTGCAGTTGAGTGAAATAGAATCGTTTTATAATTGGAAAGAAGAATTCTGTTGTGATAATGAAACACTTTTAAATATAAAAACAAGAAAAGATAATTTTGAGAAAATTAAAAGCAAAATATTAGAATTACATAGTTATGATTTGCCTGAAATTATTCAACTCGATATTGCAAATGCAAGTGAAGAATATTTAAAATTTATAGGAGATAATACAATATGA
- a CDS encoding methyl-accepting chemotaxis protein, with protein sequence MFFIKKNNNILEILNILESYFENKINYLPKLDYSKYKMDKNIKERFESIFEKINKKQDEELLIYGELLLVAEKVATGDLGDKIYHLNTSNQQLNYIAKSINELIINLDKTFSMVSGILNEYKNADYRKKLDETIVVKDFKTIFSGLNLLQEAFTEILVENKANGLALDESSNILLENVDKLNISSNEAASNLEHTVVALEEMTSNIRNNTENVAKMAILSSEVTSAATSGEKLANETTVAMDEINNQVELINESISVIDQIAFQTNILSLNAAVEAATAGEAGRGFAVVAQEVRNLASRSAEAAKEIKNIVENATKKANYGKEIANNMISGYRQLNENIQQTINLISDIEKSSKEQLFGIEQINNAVNQLDQQTKNNAVVSSETHNVAILTDEIAKLVVSNANAKEFIGKEEVKSKSLRR encoded by the coding sequence ATGTTTTTTATTAAGAAAAACAATAATATTTTAGAAATTCTAAATATTTTAGAATCTTATTTTGAGAACAAAATAAATTACCTTCCAAAACTTGATTATTCAAAATATAAAATGGATAAAAATATAAAAGAAAGATTTGAATCTATTTTTGAAAAAATAAATAAAAAACAAGATGAAGAACTTTTAATTTATGGAGAATTACTTTTAGTAGCTGAAAAAGTTGCAACAGGTGATTTAGGAGATAAAATATATCATCTTAATACTTCAAATCAACAATTAAATTATATTGCAAAATCTATTAATGAATTAATAATAAATTTAGATAAAACTTTTAGTATGGTGTCTGGAATTTTAAATGAATATAAAAATGCAGATTATAGAAAAAAATTAGATGAAACGATAGTTGTAAAAGATTTTAAAACAATTTTTAGTGGTTTAAATTTACTTCAAGAAGCATTTACAGAAATATTAGTTGAAAATAAAGCAAATGGACTTGCATTAGATGAAAGTTCAAATATTTTATTAGAAAATGTAGATAAATTAAATATAAGTTCAAATGAGGCGGCTTCAAATTTAGAACATACTGTAGTAGCTTTAGAAGAGATGACTTCAAATATTAGGAACAACACTGAAAATGTGGCAAAAATGGCAATTTTATCTAGTGAAGTCACATCTGCTGCAACTTCTGGAGAAAAATTAGCAAATGAAACAACTGTTGCTATGGATGAAATAAATAATCAAGTAGAACTTATAAATGAATCTATTTCAGTAATTGACCAAATTGCATTTCAAACAAATATTCTTTCTTTAAATGCTGCAGTAGAAGCAGCAACAGCTGGTGAAGCAGGACGAGGATTTGCTGTTGTTGCTCAAGAAGTGAGAAATTTAGCTTCACGAAGTGCAGAAGCAGCTAAAGAGATAAAGAATATAGTTGAAAATGCAACAAAAAAAGCAAATTATGGTAAAGAAATAGCCAATAATATGATAAGTGGATATAGACAGTTAAATGAAAATATTCAACAAACTATAAATCTAATATCAGATATAGAAAAGTCAAGTAAAGAACAACTTTTTGGAATTGAACAAATAAATAATGCTGTAAATCAACTAGATCAACAAACAAAAAATAATGCAGTTGTTTCTTCTGAAACACATAATGTTGCAATATTAACTGATGAAATAGCAAAACTTGTTGTAAGTAATGCAAATGCAAAAGAGTTTATTGGAAAAGAAGAAGTAAAATCAAAGAGTTTGAGAAGATAA
- a CDS encoding HDOD domain-containing protein, whose protein sequence is MFENILKKIESLPPLPQTIIDIEEFRKRADKEVDDLIKIIEKDALCVTTLLKVANSSLFGFRSKIETVGRIINLLGMNFTIYVSMQETIKSILTSDLLPYGVGCKEFMKASNLSLSLVNLWLPNSDRVLKDEILLGVLLQESGKFILAEIIVNRDLTKEFTKRLQIGTNVVNVEKELIGITTSRITAQIFRYWKLSENLIKMIEFADDIDECEEEYKKKAQILDVVKTICNICSTFSEESIKKGIEKAEKYGLDVPSLIHSIDILKDRLSKNN, encoded by the coding sequence ATGTTTGAAAATATACTAAAAAAAATTGAATCATTACCTCCATTACCACAAACAATTATTGACATTGAAGAGTTTAGAAAAAGAGCAGATAAAGAGGTTGATGATTTAATAAAAATCATAGAAAAAGATGCTCTTTGTGTTACAACGCTCCTTAAAGTAGCAAATTCTTCTTTATTTGGATTTAGGTCTAAGATAGAAACAGTTGGAAGAATAATCAATCTTTTAGGTATGAATTTTACTATTTATGTTTCAATGCAAGAAACAATAAAAAGTATCTTGACATCAGATTTGTTACCTTATGGTGTGGGGTGTAAAGAATTTATGAAAGCTTCAAACTTATCTTTAAGTTTAGTAAATCTTTGGCTTCCAAATAGTGATAGAGTATTAAAAGATGAAATTCTATTAGGAGTTTTACTTCAAGAATCTGGGAAATTTATACTTGCAGAAATAATTGTAAATAGAGATTTAACTAAAGAATTTACAAAAAGATTACAAATAGGAACAAATGTTGTTAATGTTGAAAAAGAGCTGATCGGAATAACCACTTCAAGAATAACCGCACAAATTTTTAGATATTGGAAATTAAGTGAAAATTTGATTAAGATGATTGAGTTTGCAGATGATATAGATGAATGTGAAGAAGAATATAAGAAAAAAGCTCAAATCTTAGATGTTGTAAAAACTATCTGTAATATTTGTAGCACATTTAGTGAAGAAAGTATCAAAAAGGGTATAGAAAAAGCAGAAAAATATGGTTTAGATGTTCCATCTTTAATTCATTCTATCGATATATTAAAAGATAGATTATCTAAAAATAATTAA
- the dxr gene encoding 1-deoxy-D-xylulose-5-phosphate reductoisomerase produces the protein MILLGSTGSIGVNTLNIARKFNLNVEVLVAGRNIDLLNQQIQEFKPKKVVIDRAEDIKLVLHDNVSFGEAAILEAIENSTSKTVVNALVGFLGLKPTLKAIECGKKIALANKESLVVAGKFIDQKNLRPIDSEHFGLWYLLQDKKIDSMMITASGGSFRDYPLEKLSNVSIKEALAHPNWSMGNKITIDSATMTNKLFELVEAAWLFDTKKLDAIIETKSLIHAFINFVDGSTTAHIANASMQLPISYAILEKVDEEILKPVDLVEVANLEFRKIETSRYPIWEIKDEILNNLDLGVVLNAANEVAVSKFLNSEIGFLDISKITMDAINKFNNVKASSIDEIFQIDKEVRKYCEL, from the coding sequence TTGATACTTCTTGGAAGTACAGGTTCTATTGGTGTAAATACTTTAAACATTGCACGAAAGTTTAACTTAAATGTTGAGGTTTTAGTTGCAGGAAGAAATATTGATTTATTAAATCAACAAATACAAGAGTTTAAACCTAAAAAAGTTGTTATAGATAGAGCTGAAGATATAAAATTGGTTTTACATGATAATGTATCTTTTGGAGAAGCTGCAATTTTAGAAGCAATAGAAAATAGTACCTCTAAAACAGTAGTAAATGCTCTTGTAGGATTTTTGGGACTAAAACCAACATTAAAAGCAATAGAATGTGGCAAAAAGATTGCATTAGCAAATAAAGAATCACTTGTTGTTGCAGGAAAGTTTATAGACCAAAAAAATTTACGTCCAATTGATAGTGAACATTTTGGACTTTGGTATTTACTTCAAGATAAAAAAATTGATTCTATGATGATAACTGCAAGTGGAGGTTCTTTTAGAGATTATCCTTTGGAAAAACTTTCAAATGTCTCTATAAAAGAGGCACTTGCTCATCCAAATTGGTCAATGGGAAATAAAATTACTATTGATAGTGCAACAATGACAAATAAACTTTTTGAATTAGTTGAAGCAGCATGGCTTTTTGATACAAAAAAATTAGATGCAATAATTGAAACAAAATCACTAATTCATGCTTTTATAAATTTTGTAGATGGAAGTACAACAGCACATATTGCAAATGCTTCAATGCAACTTCCAATTTCATATGCTATTTTGGAAAAAGTTGATGAAGAGATTTTAAAACCTGTTGATTTAGTTGAAGTAGCAAATCTAGAATTTAGAAAAATAGAAACTTCAAGATACCCAATTTGGGAAATCAAAGATGAAATTTTAAACAATCTTGATTTGGGAGTTGTTTTAAATGCTGCAAATGAAGTTGCAGTTTCAAAGTTTTTAAATAGTGAAATTGGCTTCTTAGATATTTCAAAAATCACAATGGATGCAATAAATAAATTTAATAATGTAAAAGCATCATCAATAGATGAAATTTTTCAAATAGATAAAGAAGTGAGAAAATATTGTGAGTTATGA